In the genome of Cygnus olor isolate bCygOlo1 chromosome Z, bCygOlo1.pri.v2, whole genome shotgun sequence, one region contains:
- the TPGS2 gene encoding tubulin polyglutamylase complex subunit 2 isoform X1 — protein sequence MEERPPGSLKPHLDKLTLGVTRILETSPGVAEVTFVEKEPAERHAIISWEQKNSCILPEDLKNFYLMTDGFQMTWSVKTDDTPMPLGSMVINSISKLCRLGGSSMYALPNAPCLADLEDDTDEEGNEDKPEKPHFDSRSLLFELDPCNGNGKVCLVYKHAKPVVSPDTEIWFLDRALYWHFLTKTFTAYYRLLITHLGLPQWQYAFTSYGVSPQAKQWFNMYKPITINTALLSEEADSFVNKLDPNKVFKSKNKTPVMKKKPPSQPAGAQKSHTSMTSSKTSSLVGNSSKKRDPQI from the exons agACTTCTCCAGGAGTTGCTGAAGTGACGTTTGTGGAAAAGGAGCCAGCAGAGCGCCATGCAATTATTTCATGGGAACAG AAAAACTCCTGCATATTGCCAGAGGATTTAAAGAACTTCTATCTCATGACCGATGGCTTCCAGATGACCTGGAGTGTGAAAACTGATG ATACCCCAATGCCTCTGGGCTCCATGGTGATTAACAGTATCTCAAAGCTTTGTCGGCTTGGGGGTTCCTCCATGTATGCCCTGCCTAATGCACCGTGTCTCGCTGACCTGGAAGATGACACAGATGAGGAAG gtaATGAAGACAAACCCGAGAAGCCACACTTTGATTCTCGTAGTCTTCTCTTTGAATTAGACCCATGCAACGGGAATGGGAAAGTTTGCCTTGTCTATAAGCACGCTAAACCAG TTGTCTCCCCAGACACAGAGATATGGTTCCTGGACAGAGCTTTGTATTGGCATTTCCTCACCAAAACCTTCACAGCCTACTACCGCCTGCTCATCACTCACCTGGGTCTCCCACAGTGGCAGTATGCCTTCACCAGCTATGGAGTGAGCCCCCAGGCCAAG CAATGGTTTAACATGTATAAACCTATAACCATCAACACAGCTCTCCTCTCTGAAGAAGCTGATTCCTTTGTGAACAAGCTGGACCCCAACAAggtatttaaaagcaagaacaaaacgCCAGTGATGAAAAAGAAACCACCCTCCCAGCCAGCAGGGGCCCAAAAGAGCCACACTAGCATGACCTCCTCCAAGACTTCCTCGCTAGTTGGGAATTCTTCAAAGAAGCGAGATCCCCAGATCTGA
- the LOC121061517 gene encoding aquaporin-7-like isoform X2, which produces MLEKIQKMLMVRSPTVRELLAEALGMYILMVFGLSAVAQVVLGRGEFGQYLSINLGFGIGVTLGIHAAGGISGAHLNAAITITHCILGNLPWRKLPAYLLGQFLGSFLAAATVFGTYYDTLYDYTKGNFTVTGPTATASIFSTYPHPCTSLLGGFFAEFMATVMLLLGILVIHDEKNNGALKGTQALLTGILVLGIGLGMGMNTGYAINPSRDLPPRIFTAIAGWGVDVFTAGNYWWWIPVTAPTLGSLVGSLVYKLFIDFHNQSVPESGNEKGQPAIETSTL; this is translated from the exons ATGCTGGAGAAGATTCAGAAGATGCTCATGGTTCGTAGCCCGACCgtcagggagctgctggcagaagcaCTGGGGATGTACATCCTGATG GTCTTTGGCTTGTCTGCTGTGGCACAAGTGGTATTAGGGAGAGGAGAATTTGGGCAGTATCTGAGCATCAATTTGGGATTTGGCATTGGAGTCACCCTGGGGATCCATGCAGCTGGAGGAATCTCTG GAGCTCATCTGAATGCTGCCATCACCATCACACACTGCATTTTAGGAAATCTCCCCTGGAGAAAGCTTCCAGCTTATCTGCTCGGCCAGTTCCTGGGCTCCTTTCTGGCAGCAGCCACCGTCTTTGGCACCTACTATG ATACTCTGTATGACTACACCAAGGGGAACTTCACGGTGACAGGACCAACTGCCACAGCGTCGATCTTCTCCACTTACCCTCATCCCTGTACATCCTTGCTGGGAGGCTTCTTCGCAGAG tTTATGGCGACGGTGATGTTGCTCTTGGGCATTCTGGTCATCCACGATGAGAAAAATAACGGAGCCCTGAAAGGCACACAGGCCCTGCTCACGGGTATCCTGGTCCTAGGCATCGGTCTGGGGATGGGAATGAACACAGGCTATGCCATAAACCCCTCCCGGGACCTGCCCCCAAGGATCTTCACAGCAATTGCTGGCTGGGGAGTGGATGTCTTCAC ggCTGGAAATTACTGGTGGTGGATCCCAGTCACAGCTCCAACACTGGGAAGCCTTGTTGGTAGTTTAGTCTACAAACTATTCATTGATTTTCACAATCAATCTGTCCCAGAAAGTGGAAATGAGAAAGGACAGCCAGCTATAGAGACTTCTACGCTGTGA
- the LOC121061517 gene encoding aquaporin-7-like isoform X1 — protein MPSEGEADGCRPEWAPAFVQPHPSTFSPPSCPARSSCDRRLEAERRMLEKIQKMLMVRSPTVRELLAEALGMYILMVFGLSAVAQVVLGRGEFGQYLSINLGFGIGVTLGIHAAGGISGAHLNAAITITHCILGNLPWRKLPAYLLGQFLGSFLAAATVFGTYYDTLYDYTKGNFTVTGPTATASIFSTYPHPCTSLLGGFFAEFMATVMLLLGILVIHDEKNNGALKGTQALLTGILVLGIGLGMGMNTGYAINPSRDLPPRIFTAIAGWGVDVFTAGNYWWWIPVTAPTLGSLVGSLVYKLFIDFHNQSVPESGNEKGQPAIETSTL, from the exons ATGCCCTCAGAGGGGGAAGCAGATGGCTGCAGGCCGGAGTGGGCTCCCGCTTTTGTGCAGCCACATCCCTCCACCTTCAGTCCTCCCTCCTGCCCGGCACG GAGCTCCTGCGACCGCAGGCTGGAGGCAGAGAGGAGAATGCTGGAGAAGATTCAGAAGATGCTCATGGTTCGTAGCCCGACCgtcagggagctgctggcagaagcaCTGGGGATGTACATCCTGATG GTCTTTGGCTTGTCTGCTGTGGCACAAGTGGTATTAGGGAGAGGAGAATTTGGGCAGTATCTGAGCATCAATTTGGGATTTGGCATTGGAGTCACCCTGGGGATCCATGCAGCTGGAGGAATCTCTG GAGCTCATCTGAATGCTGCCATCACCATCACACACTGCATTTTAGGAAATCTCCCCTGGAGAAAGCTTCCAGCTTATCTGCTCGGCCAGTTCCTGGGCTCCTTTCTGGCAGCAGCCACCGTCTTTGGCACCTACTATG ATACTCTGTATGACTACACCAAGGGGAACTTCACGGTGACAGGACCAACTGCCACAGCGTCGATCTTCTCCACTTACCCTCATCCCTGTACATCCTTGCTGGGAGGCTTCTTCGCAGAG tTTATGGCGACGGTGATGTTGCTCTTGGGCATTCTGGTCATCCACGATGAGAAAAATAACGGAGCCCTGAAAGGCACACAGGCCCTGCTCACGGGTATCCTGGTCCTAGGCATCGGTCTGGGGATGGGAATGAACACAGGCTATGCCATAAACCCCTCCCGGGACCTGCCCCCAAGGATCTTCACAGCAATTGCTGGCTGGGGAGTGGATGTCTTCAC ggCTGGAAATTACTGGTGGTGGATCCCAGTCACAGCTCCAACACTGGGAAGCCTTGTTGGTAGTTTAGTCTACAAACTATTCATTGATTTTCACAATCAATCTGTCCCAGAAAGTGGAAATGAGAAAGGACAGCCAGCTATAGAGACTTCTACGCTGTGA